A region of the Callithrix jacchus isolate 240 chromosome 5, calJac240_pri, whole genome shotgun sequence genome:
TTGCCCATAAGGGTCTCGAGTTATTTCTCTCCCCAACAGCTCCTCACACATGGTAAATAACAGGTAATCACAATACTACTTTCAGAACAGAATCGGGATTGGGCTGTAGGGCTATCTCCCAGAATGGTGCCAACCCTTTCTGGTCTTCCTCACTTTATGCAAATCTCTCTCCAATTACGGATAATGACAGCCTGGAGTTTCCAGGGGCCGTGGAATGTCCAGCCACTGCCTTGCATAACCACAGAAATACTAGGCCCAGAAGGATCCTCTCAAACCGTCCAATCCTACAGTACCCCCATTGTAAGACAGGCAAACCGAGGTCCACACGGTGAGTCAGCATCCACCACAGGCATTTTGAAGAATTCTAAAAATAACACCTCCAATTACTCTTTCCActtgctttgctttattttttgtcatGACATTTTTCTTACGTGCCATCATGCActtattcttttacttatttcCCGTTTCCTCTGCCAGATGTAAGTTTCATGAGGGCAAGAACATTGCCATGTTCACAAATGCATCCCTTGCACCTTGTCCAAGGTCTGGCACAGGTTTACGTTCAGTAAATACATGTCGTAGGATAATTGGATGAATGCCATTTGGATGTTTTCCCTTAAAGGCTCAGATGTAGCAACTCACTCACTTGGTCAATTATCCAAAAAATATCTGATGAATATCTTGCATGTGAGAAGCTTTTCAATAAATTCTGGCCAGCAAGACCTGTCTGTCttcttaagcagctccctgatcagTGGTCAATAGCTGCCAGTTATACAGTAGACTGAGGATCTACTAGATGCCAAGCTATGGGCTGGCAGTTTATATGCATCTTCTCTGTCTTTGCCCAACTCTTGCAATTGCAAGGAAACATGCCTCACTCAGGACTCCTTAAGAAAAAGCTTAGGAGTTATTGGGAGGACCAACAGGGCTAAAAAccaaaactgaaaggaaaacatCAAGAATTGAGATGATGCCACGGGCTAGCAGACTTAACTCTTGCTCTTTAAGCCTGATTGGTCTTTCTTTAAGAGTGTCTCTTCTTTTTCCTAGATGTGTACCTCTCACTCTTTTACTGATTTACTGGTTCTCTCTTCTAGTCTAAATTTGGGGAGGGGCCCACAAGACTGATTGGCTTGGCCAATGGCCTTCCTTATTCCGTAAGTGAGCACCTGCAGCCCAGACCACTTTTTGGGTTACTGTTTGGCCTAGAGGGTGAACATTTGACTTCTCACATACCCTGAGCAGAGGGTATATTTAATCAGAAGGGAGTGTTGAGCATCATCTTCACTTGGATGCTGTGAAGTAAGTAgttttatctctattttaaagatgagaaaacaggctgagacaggagaaatgacAACAGAACTGTAACTATAACAAAGCTGCCCTAACCTACTGCAAACCTGTGACTGAGAAATCCATTGCTGTTTGCCACTGAAATTTGCAGGTTGTTTGTTACATAGCAAGAGGTGACTGCTACATGATTAGAACTCAGGTTTCTTTGATTCTGTCTGCCTCACCATGCTGTCTCAACTGAGCTTACAGCCCTGATGCCTGCTCCCAACTCCCAAGTGTCCTGTCCTAAGAGGAGCGGAGAGAAATATTGGATTCATCCATTTTCTGCGGTCATAACAGAATCCTGCACTGTTGATGCTCTGCGTATACTGACATTACTTGATGCTAGATTGTATATTGATTGACTTGTTTATCTTCTGTCTCCTCTATGAgattagaattttctctttagtCGCTTTATTCATTTATGTCCCTACCACCTGACCAGTTTCTGGCACATTACAAatgcttaatgaatatttatcaaataGATGATTGACTGAATGAAAAACGATGATAAAAAGGAAAGTGGAGAAAACTTTTCATCTTAAAACAAAGCCCTGAGTCCTTTAAGGTCAGAATAAAGAATTTCTAGGTAGGGACAGGAAGTTTAGTACATGATTGGGTCAAGAATCAAAgtaagaggccgggcgcagtggctcaagcctgtaatcccagcactttgggaggccgaggcgggtggatcacgaggtcaacagatcgagaccatcctggtcaacatagtgaaaccccgtctctactaaaaagtacaaaaaattagctgggcacggtggtgcgtgcctgtaatcccagctactcaggaggctgaggcaggagaattgcctgaacccagggggcggaggttgcggtgagccgagatcgcgccattgcattccagcctgggtaacaagagcgaaactccgtctcaaaaaaaaaaaaaaaaaaaagaatcaaagtaaGAAAACTTGAAGgtgtaaggctgggcacagtggctcatgcctctgggATGAGCCAGCTGGGATAACCCCAGCCCTCTAGGATGCCacagcgggaggatcacttgagcccaggagtttgagaccagcctgggcaacatagtgagactccttctctacaaaaaaataaaataaaaatagccaggcctgatggcatgcacttgtagtctcagctactcaggaggccgaggtgggagaattgcttcagcccaggagagactgactgcggtgagctatgatagtgccactgcacaccagcctgggtgacagagcaaggacccatctctaaaacaacaaaGTCCAGGCACgttaactcacgcctgtaatcccagcattttaggaggccgaggtgggcagatcacctgaggtcgggagttcaagaccagcctgaccagacatggtgaaaccccgtctctactaaaaatacaaaattagctgggtgcggtggtgcatgcctgtaaattccagctactcaggaggctgaggcaggagaatcacttcaacctgggaggcggaggttgcagtgagcccagatagtgccattgtactccagactgagcaataagagtgaaactccatcttaaaaataaaataaaataggccaggagtggtgggtcatgcctgtaatccgagcactttgggaggccaaggcaggtagatcacaaggtcaggagattaagaccatctggccaacatggtaaaaccccgtctctactaaaacacaaaaaatttgcggggtgtggtggtgcacacctataatcccagctactcgggaggctgggacaggagactcgcttgaacctgggaggcagacgttgcagtgagctgagattgcaccactgcactccagcctggcgacagagcaagactctgtctcagaaaataaataaataaaaataaataaaatacaacaacagcaataaacaaaacaataaacaataaaaataatacaaataaaaaattaaaatatagtatcACAACTATTTAcacttacattgtattagatGTTTAGAGATAACTTAAAGaatgtgggaggattgcatagattatatgcaaatactataccattttatacaAGGGATTTGAGCTTCCCTGGCTTTTCATATCTgccaggggtcctggaaccaaccccctATGGATACTAAGGGATGGTAATGGTTATACTCAGAGGTCCATCCACCCACTCTCATGCCTGGCATCATCCACCTGCATAGAGACAGGGTTGGCAGAAAAACCTGATCGTTAGGGACAGAACACAGAAAGCCAGTGTCCTGACTCCCTCTGGTGTAAAGGAAAGAACAGGGATGTTGGAGTGGAAAGCTGAAGTGGAAAGACGGACACCCCagatattttttaactttgattaTTCCAGCTGACAAGACACACCACACCCCAACCTGTATTGAGTGTGAGTTGCTTCCTTCTCcaagccttagtttccttatctgtaacatGGGGACAATGTTTATACCTACCTCCCTGGGGCTGTTGCGATAAGATGAGGTCAGGTAGATGAAAGTTGTATGTCACTGTAATGTCcagtgccctttttttttttaatgagacagagtctcactctgtcacccaggctggagtacagtggtgcgaacttggctcactacaacctctgcctcccaggttcaagcaattctcctgcctcagtaggagtagctgggactgaaggcatacctcaccactcctagctaatttttgtattttcagcagagacagtgtttctccatgttggccaggctggtcgcaaactcctgatcGCAGGtggatccacctgtctcggcctcccaaagtactggaattacagcaGGAGCCACCCGGCCTCCAGTGCACTTTTTATTGCACTCTGCGAAGGGATAGTGTATGGAGTGAGGGACTGACCTGGGTTGGAGTTCAGCGCTAAACTCCCTGGCATCATGGCTTTGGGTAAAtgtcccttctctgagcctcaggatcTGCATGTGTTCAGTGGGGCTATTAATAGTATCTCAACTCACAGGCttgttttagaaattaaataaggATTAAATTATATAAGTGCCTGTCATACAGTAGATACTCAGCAAATGTTCCGccccaaacacagacacacacacaacacttaaaacaacctgggtaacaaaggaGTTTTCAGTCTGCAGGAGAAAACAGGCAGCTAATGAGCTCTCTCTCCAGTTTCCCTTCTAAGAGAGGAACTCACTGGCCAGAGCCCAGGCTGGTCACCGATGTAGAGGACAGGCAGCCAACTGCAAGCCTTCCACATGGAGTTTCAAAAAAAGTGTGAGCACAGAGTTGCGTAACCTGTCCCTGAGACACGTGTCTGTACTGAAGTGTCTTCATCAGATATTCCCCAAAAGGAAACGTGAGCAGGGCAgtaggctgggggaggaggaagggagagtgggagggaTCTAGAGAACACGAGAGCAGgggtgagaggaggaggagaaggaaccaCATTTAATATGCTCCTACTATGGGCCAGCCACCAGGCTTGTTCTGTCTGATATATTGTTAGATCCTTGCCATAAATCTGAGACCAGGCATTTCCGTTCCCACattccaaaggaagaaataataacaataatacgAACATTGCTGATGTTGACGTAGTGCCTACTGCGTATCAGGCAGTGGACTAAGCACGCATTGGACCCTCAGGATAGCCCGTAACATGGGTACTATTCTcaaccccattttatagaagaggaaaccaactgagactcagagacatggagtaactttcccaaggtcacgcAGCAGGAcagcaaggcagcaggagagcCAGGATTCGAATCTAGGCAGGACTCTCAAGCCTATGGACCTATGGGAGAACATTTCCCAAGGGATTTACGGGGGTGGATCCAGAGAGTGGCCTTAGCGATGGTCCTCACATGCCCAGAGTGGGGCTCCAGTGTGAGAGTGATGAAAGAGACCAAGTGACCAGAGGTTACTTCCCTCCACCCAGAGGACAGTTTGTCCCAGCTTGTGGCTGTTCGTCGTCACTCTGCCTCTGACCTAAAGTTTAACATTTCATTCATAAGTTTGGAACCACAGACTTGGCAGCGTAGGAAGCACCCTCAGAGACCAGCTATTCTAGTCTAACCCCCTCAtattacagatggaaaaaaaccCTGAAACCGGAATGTGACAcgccaaggtcacagagcagtTTTCTGTTAGATGAAGGGGCTGATTTAGGGTCAACTACAGATCATCTTGTGCTGTAGTTACCATATGTGGGTGCACCTCAGAAACACTGGGGGAGCTCTTTAAATACACAGATTTCCACACTCTGCTTCTGGAGAGTTAGACTTAGATCTGCAAACAAGGACTGGAAATCTGAATATCCAACATGTTCCTCAGGTGATTCAGAAGGCACAGGGCCACAACAGCATATGCAAGTCAGAGTCCAATATCTCTCTTTCATTTGATAGTTTGGGACACTGGGACCCACCAGGGAACtgacccaaggtcacatagcaagcCAGTGGGGCTGTAGTTCAGACTCTGTGGTCTGAAGTGGACTGCTTGTAGTCACATTTCAAAATGGACCAAGGAAGCTAAACAAGGGGGTTGCCATGATTTTCCCCAGCCCTTGGTTTCCTTCTTGGATCCAAATTAAGACACAGGATGGTGTACATTCCCAAAGCTTGGCAAGGCGGGAATCCAAGAACTGAACTcgcaaaaggaaaaggaaagggtaGGAGGTTAGCTTACACACCCAGTGGGGTTTTCCCAGAGGTGAGCTCCGGACTCCAGGGTTGACATCAGACATTCCAGCCAGCATTAGTGTCGAAAGCTACCTGTGTTTTTCATTTCAGCAGAATGGGTAGCGAGGGCCTTCCCTATTGGGAAGAGATGCGGTGGAGTGGGCCCAGCTGTGACATGAAGGAAGCAGACTCCAGGAAGAGCCACGCATTCCAGCACCTGTAAGAAAGACAGCTGCCCTGGGTACTGTTAACTCCTGCAGCCCTTTTCCTAAGCCTTTCCTCCCACTCCTCCCTAATCCCTCTCCCCAAGGCTAACTGAGCAGAGAGATTCACTGCTTCTTTTCCACTTCCTGCTATTCCACCACCTGACTATCTTACTGTCTCCCTTCATCtccctctccatccctcccttcctcccttcttgtcttttcttttatcCTAAAATGGCAttgtggctggacacagtggcttatgcctgtaatcctaacaccttggccaaggtgggaggactacttgagcccagggttcaagatcagcctgggaaacatagcgaggccccatctctacaaaaagataaaatgaaatgaaaaacaaaaaagccaggtgtgggctaggtgtggtgattcatgcctgtaatcccggcactttgggaggctgaggcaggcggatcactcgaggtcagagttcagaccagcctggcaaacatggtgaaaccctgtctctactaaaaatacaaaacttagctgggcatgcttgcacatgcttgtaatcccagctacttaggaggctgaggcatgagattcacttgaactcaggaggtggagattgcagtgagccaagatcatgccactgcactccagcctgagcgacagagcaagactcggtttCAAAAAAAGTCAggtgtaatggcacatgcctgtggtcccagctattccggaggccagggcttgagcctgagagtttgatagtgcagtgagccgtgattgcaccactgcacaccaggatgggtgacagagtgaaaccctgtttcaaagaaCCAGactaaaccaaaccaaaccaaaacaaaaatgcatcTTGATGTTTGGAGTCAGATGTCCTgaatttgaatctcagctctgctccCTATGAGCTCTCTAACCTAGAAAGTCACACCACCTCCCCCCAGCctagtttcctcacctataaaaagGGGGATAATATCTATATTTTCAGATTGTAAGGATTAAACAAGATCATGTAGACACTTAAGAAACATGTTTGCTCAGACACATTAGATCATGTGCATAATCAGTGAACTAGAGGGATttgaatacatatttgttgaactgAATAGAGGTGCCTAAAAGAACGATTGAGCTGGAAAGCACCTAAGAAATCTTTGGGCCTTAATAACTCCCAAACTGGAGTCCAAGAGAATTGTTTAGGGTATTTCCAAATGATAAGGACAATCGCACACTCTCAATAAAGTCTCAAGTTTCTTTACTTTTGTCTGGAATTGTATCAGCTCAAGGTGTTAACATGAGCAAGCGCTTCAGAAATTCTGATTGGTGGTTACATGGCTCTttgataaattttttaatgaaaaattactgGAAGGTAGATTAAATGGTAGAAAACATTAATCATGTCCAACTTCTCATTTCATAAACAGGGAAGCTGAGGTTTAAAGAAGGAAGTGGCTTGCTGGTCACACCAGGTGGCATGGCTGGCTCTAAAACACAGATTCTTTTCCTAGAACCAGTTACTTCCCTTCTTTCCACTCTAGAGAGGgggaacccaggaagttgagggcTTTTGGTCCCTGGAGTAGGAATAACTGAGTCATCGATTTGCTGTTGCTTTCTCTGTTCTTgactcattcagcaaatatttactgactgtCCACTCTTCggatttggaaaataaataaaatagtcatGATAGCAGAGAGGGTCAGGATTTACTTTCAGGTGCGACTTCACAACCTGTGCTTTTTTCCACCGGACACCCACATTTTAAAACACCCACTACTCTGCCTTCTAATACAGTTCCACTGTGTCTCAGCGCAAGGACTGTCTTATATGTACATGTTCTAGCCTTCCTGCCACCCAGTAGTGCGAAATCAATGTTGTAGTGTTGGGGAAACACCTGAATTTTCATCCTGACTTTGCCACTAACTGTGTCTTTGAGCCAGTATGTTGCTTTCCTTCTCTGGCCCTTAGTTTAACTATCTGTATAGTGGGAATAATGGCAAACTCCTACCTGGAGGAGTTGCAGGTTCATTTCAAGTTATCAGACTCTAGGGGAAAACACTGAGAATCTAGGTTGAAAATGGAGACATCGTTTATCACCTCGTTAATTCCCAAACACCGTCACTGCGTCCGAAGCCACCCTACTTCTCTCTCTTAGTCGCCCTCCGTTAAAAAGAAATTTCCCTGTAGAGGGCGCGCAAGCTCCGCGGCTTTCGTTTCTCACTTCCGTTCGTCTTCACTCTTCTTTCTGCGCCTGTGCTCCGTTCGTTATCTGGCTGCCCTTACCAAGTCCCCGCGATGCAGGCAAAGGTTGAACCCACTACGCCTGCGCAACTTTAGCCCTGCCCACCTCCGCTGTTTTCCCCGGAAACGCTTCTTTCCTACGCGGCCGCTCCAGCAGCTGCGGTAGCTGGCATTTTGCCTCTCTAGGCCAGCAGCGCCTCTCCTCCATGGTCTTGTCTGTCGGCGCTGTTTTGGTAGCCCACGGGTGAGGCCGGGCCATACTCAGAGACTTCGATCGTCGTCTGTCACTGGTGAGTAGACCCTAGAGGAGCTCGTGTACGGGCGGGGGCCGCGCAGCCGGAATGGGCTGGATTTCCCCTCACTCTGAGAATGAGTTTGTCCATCCCGCCTTCCCCCCAACTCTTGGAATGGGCTCACCCCTCAGTCCCAGTCCCTCCTCCCGGGCGGGGTGGCGTTGCCATGGAGACGGGCCGCCGGCTGAGGCCCGGCTGGTGTTCCTGCAGGGGATGGCGGGCCAGTTCCGCAGCTACGTGTGGGACCCGCTGCTGATCCTGTCGCAGATCGTCCTCATGCAGACTGTGTATTACGGCTCGCTGGGCCTGTGGCTGGCACTGGTGGACGGGCTAGTGCGAAGCACCCCCTCGTTGGACCAGATGTTCGACGCGGAGGTAGGGTCCCCGGGCTGGCGCGGGTGGGGTCTCGGCCTCCGGAACAGGCTTTGTGGTCCAGCATTACTGAGCTGTAGATCTGGCTAGGCCACCTTCTTGGCTTTGTAGCCCTGGGAAAGGGATTTCACCTTTCTGAGTCGCAGCTGCCTCATCCATAAACTGGAATGACAACAGAGGCTGATTGGTACAAAGGAAAGGGCCTGGATGTTAACACAATAAATACAAATGCGTTTCAGGCAACTCTGATACATTTCCGTTCTGAGACTCTGGGAAAgtgacttaacttctctgagctaggTTCTCAGGTGCCACACCGGAGAGAGGTGTGGATAAAAGAGGATTCATGCGGGTACAGTGGAAACTGCCTGGACTTTGGGGTCAGACAGGCCTCCTTTAAGTTCCACTTACTAGTTATGTGACCTGGGGCAAATGTCACCTCTGTGGGcttgtttttctgtcttcaaaaccATGAGACTAGTTACAGAGAGGTGGACTGAATAAAGAGCATGTGCTTTAGATTCAGAAAAGCAAGGGTTCAGTCTAGCTAAACATATACTATTAGCTGTGggaccttggacaagttgcttTCCCTTTCTGAGCCTTTTCTGAAAAGTGGGCAGAGTACTCCTGCCATGTTTCCCTCAACAAAATGTTACAAGGCCCAGAGGGGTTTAGGACTAAGAAAGTACTTTGTAAAATGTAGAGAAGGTCTGTAAGTTGTTTCATCTAAAAGGCAGTTGTGggtgagtggctcacgcctgtaaccccagcactttggggggccaaggtggatggatcacaaggtcaggagatcgagaccatcctggccaacatggtgaaacctcgtctctactaaaaatacaaaaattaaccaagcatggttgtgcattcctgtaatcccagctacttggagactgaggcaggagaattagtttaacccggaggcagaggttgcagcgagctgagatcgcaccacggcactccagcctgggcaacagagcgagactccatctcaaaaaaaagagaaaaaatgcagCTGTGGTGCATGGTGATGAGTACAGTTCTTAGAGCCAGGAGACCTGGGATGGAGTCCTTGCTCCTGCTGCTTTTTCTCTATGTAGCCCTTGGGCAAATTATTATCCAAAAAGaggtaagaataaaaagaagaatggCTTTGTGAGGTTTTTGTAGGCATAATATGAGATTATGGACGTCAGAGACCTTTCTGTGTCAGCTGAAAGTGTGGTGTGGATGTTTGGCATTTGATAATGTGTTAGATAGTGGAGGTTGCACACCCACTGTGTGCCTAGTCGTGATCTCTGAGGAGCCTCCATCCTCGTGGGAAGAACTGTGGGAAGGCTGGGCTTTGTTCAAGAGCCATCTGATGCGCACAACCTGAGTTCTAGACTAGGGATCAGCAAACCTTTCCTTAGAGGGTAAAGTGGTAAGGATTTTAGGTCATGGGttactcagctctgccattgtagcacaGAAGCTGCTATAGATAAATATGTAAGTGAATGGGtatggctgtgtttcaataaaactttatgtacAGGAGCAGATAACTGGCCTATGGAGACATAGTCAGCTGAATGCTCTTCTAGACTTTACTCTTGGTGTTTTGGGCAACTTAACTTGTCTTAGTTTTACatcctcctttgtaaaatgag
Encoded here:
- the SYS1 gene encoding protein SYS1 homolog isoform X4, coding for MAGQFRSYVWDPLLILSQIVLMQTVYYGSLGLWLALVDGLVRSTPSLDQMFDAEILGFSTPPGRLSMMSFILNALT
- the SYS1 gene encoding protein SYS1 homolog isoform X3; the encoded protein is MGWISPHSENEFVHPAFPPTLGMGSPLSPSPSSRAGWRCHGDGPPAEARLVFLQGMAGQFRSYVWDPLLILSQIVLMQTVYYGSLGLWLALVDGLVRSTPSLDQMFDAEILGFSTPPGRLSMMSFILNALT